The sequence CGAAACCGCCCCGGCCGCAGAGGCGCCCGCCGCCACGGCATCTGCAATGGCGATCCAGGTCGATCTCTCGATCAAGCCTGAATTCAAGGCCGAGGCGGGCGATCGCCTGCTCTTTGTGATCGCGCGCGTGCCCGGCGAGCGCATGCCGATCGCCGTGCTCCGTCGCAGCGCGGCAGAGTTGCCCGGTCGCTTCACCCTGGACGACAGCGCCTCGCTCAACGCGGCCCGCCCGCTCTCCAGCATCGCCCAGGTCGAGATCGAGGCCCGTGTCTCGGCGAGCGGCGGCCCGCAACAGGCGAGCGGCGACCTCTTCGCCACGACCCAACTCGCCTACGGCAAACCGGCGAGCACCAGGCTGCAGATCGACCAGCGACGGCCCTGAGGCAGAGGGCGGCCGCATGCCGCCCCGCCGCCCGCTCGCCCTCCCCGGAAGCGCTGCCGTGCGGCCAGCGCGGAAAACTGGCATCGTGCGCAACCACGATTCGCCGGCGTCTTCCTCGCGCACATGCAGGACATCCTCCACACCACGGGCAGGCTTTACCACGCAGGCTGGCAGTTCCCGATCGGCATGGCGCGTGGCGTCCTGCCGCCGCCCTCGTCGGTAGAAGGCTTCCGCTTTGCGCTGGTCTTCATCGAGAAGGGCGCGGGCCTGATCGGACTCGATGGTCACCAGTTCCTGGTCACGGCGCCCAGCGCACTCCTGCTGGATGAATGCCTGAGGCCGGTCCTCGCGGCGTCCGGGCCGCTGCAATTCACCGCGCTCTCCTTCGAGCCTGCCGCACTCAATGACGCCTTTGCGCTCGAGCGCCTGCGCGCCGGCGCCGCGGGCTTCTCGGACAGCGAGCGGCGCGACTTCTACCTGCTCCACGACTTCCTCGCCACGGCGCCCGGACGACGGGTCCAACCGCTTGCGCCGGGCACCTGGCAGCGGGTGACGGAGTGCCTCGCACGGATCGAGGAGGAGGGCGCCAGCCAGAGTGACCACAACTGGCCTTGCCGCATCCGCTCCTTCGTCATCGAGCTGCTCTTCTGCCTGCGGCTGTCCGCCACCGACGGCCTCGTGCCGGTTGCCCCGACCGGCCTGGATCGCGCACTCGCGCTGGTGCACCAGCGTTTTGCCGAGGACTTCTCGGTCGAGACCCTGGCGCGCTGGTGCCACACCAATCGCACCACGCTCAACGCGCACTTTCTCGCCCGCACCGGCATGCCGGTGAAGGCCTACGTCGCCTCGCTGCGGATGAACTTCGCGGCGAGCCTGCTGCGCGACACCCTCCTGCCGGTGTCCGAGATCCTCGGCCGGGTGGGCTACCAGAACGCCAGCCACTTCGCGCGCGCCTTCCGCGCCTCCACCGGGCTGAGCCCGCGCGCCTACCGCGAGCGCGAGAACTGGATCCTCCCGCACCTGCGTTGAGCCTGCGCCGATCCTGCGTCCGCGCACATTCATCCTGCCGGGACGACCTGTGGTGCCTGGCGTCGGCTTCCTAAGCTGCCGCCATCATCCACACCAGGGAGTCTCCCGATGAAGAAGCTGTCCGCCTCGCTTCCCAGCGCCGCGCTGGGTCGTCGCCTTGCCCGTCAGGGCCTGGTCACCACCGCACTGGCGAGCACGCTGGCCTTGCTCAGCCACCCGGCGACGGCCACCACGACGGCCGACGACGACTATGTCGACTGCAAGGGCGTGAACGCCTGCAAGGGCCTGTCCGACTGCAACCGCAGCAATTGCCGCGGTCGCAATGCCTGCAAGGGGCAGGGCTTCAAGATCCTCAGCGTGAGCGAGTGCCAGAAGGCGCAGGCCGCGCTCAAGCCGAGATCGCACAAGGCAGAGAAGAAGTGAGTGCCGGCGCCGCAGACCACAGATCAGCGGCCCGTATGCAGCCGGGCTTCGGGCTCGGCCTGCGGCCGCCGCACTACCGCGCGATCCTGGAGCTCGGAGCGGGCGTCGACTGGCTGGAGATCGTCTCGGAGAACTTCATGGCCGAAGGCGGGCCCTCCCTCTGGCATCTCGATCGGATCCGCGAGCGATACCCCGTCGTCATGCATGGCGTGTCGCTCTCGATAGGCGGCGAGGACCCGCTCGACCAGGACTATCTGGCCGCGCTGGAACGCCTGGCGGAACGCTGCGAGCCTTTGTGGATTTCCGATCACCTGAGCTGGAGCAACCAGGGGGGTACGCAGCTGCATGACCTGCTGCCGCTGCCCTGGACGGCCGAGGCGCTCGCACATGTGAGCGGCCGCGTCCAACAGGTGCAGGAGCGGCTCAAGCGACCGCTGGTGCTGGAGAACGTCTCGGCCTACCTGGGGTTCCGGGCCTCGGAGATGGGCGAGGCGGAGTTCCTGCGCGCCCTGGTGCAACGCACGGGTTGCGAGCTGCTGCTGGACCTCAACAATCTGCATGTGAGCGCGAGCAACCTCGGCTTCGATGCGCAGGCCTACCTGGAGACCTTGCCGGCGAACGCGGTGCGGCAGATCCATCTCGCCGGCCATGAAGCGGGCGAGCACGCCCTCATCGACACGCACGACCGCGCCGTGGCCGATCCGGTTTGGGCGGTCTACGCGCGCGCGCTGGCGCTGTTCGGCCCGGTTGCGACCATGATCGAGCGCGATGATGCGATCCCGCCCCTGCCCGAGCTGCTGGGCGAACTGGGGCGGGCCCGCGCCCTGGCCGCCGAGCACGCGCACCGCGCCGCGAGGGTCGCCGCATGAGCGCGCTTGCCCGCCTGCTTGGCGACCTGTCCGAGGCGCTGCAGCAGAGTCGTCCGCAGATCCTTCCCGCACTGCGGGTGCCCGCGGGTGCAAGCGCCCGCGCGCGTCTGGACATCTACTGCGAAGGTTACTTCGCGCGCCTGTGCGAAACCCTGCGCGCCGACTACCCGGCCTTCGCCCTGCAACTGGGCGAGGACTTCCCCGCACTCGCACTCGCCTACAGCCGGACTCATCCCTCGCGGCATCCGGACCTGCGGCATTTCGGCGCCCGCTTTCCGGACTTCCTCGCGAGCGGAGCGATCGGTCCGGCGCGCCGCTGGCGGGTCCAGCTGGCGCGGCTGGAGCGGGCCTGCTCGGAGGCTTTCGACGCCGCGGATCGCGTGCCCCTGGACGCGGACGGCCTGGGTGCCCTGCTCGCGGAGGGGAGCGCGGAGCTTGGCCTCGTCCTGCACCCCTCGGTCAGGCGGCTCAGGTTGAGCTGGAACGTGGCGGCCCTGCGTGCCGATGCGCTGCAAGGGCGGCTGCTGTCACCCACGCGCGAGACGCCGGCCGACTGGCTGGTCTGGCGGCAGGGCCAGCGCCTGCATCTGCGCCGCCTCGACGGCGAAGAGGCGCGCCTCGTGCGTCGCCTTGAGCGCGGCTGGTCGGTGAGCGGCCTGCTGATGCGTATCTGGCGTCTCCACCCTTCCTCTGCGGCGGGCACACAGGCCTTCGCGCGCCAGATGGAGGCCTGGGTGCGCACGGGACTGGTCTGTGCGGTTCCCGACACCGATAGTCTTCCCGTGCGCTGACCTGGATCGGCGGAGAAACCTCCGCCGCTTTGACGGTATCGGTCTCTCCAGCGACCGCGTCAGGCCTGAGAAGGCGGAATCCTTGTCGCGAAGATCCTGCCTTGAGAGCATGGCGCGCAAGGAGGAGGGGATGGGCGACAGCGAAACTGCGGAGGACGCGTTCGATGCCGCGCGCGATGGGCAGATCGAGCGCTGGATCCATCGCTATCTGAATGCCGAAGGCAACAACCCGGCCCTTTCGGAAGGGCTGAAGCGCGCGCCCCGGGCCTACTTCGGGCCGATCCACTTTCCCGTTGCACTGCTGCACCGATGCTGTGGTCCGGAGCCGTCGATGAAATATCCGGAGCCGCGGGAATCCTTCGAGCGAAGAGTTGAACGGATAGGGGCGGCCATCGAAGCCGGGCATGCGCTTCCGCCCTTGATCGTCGAGTACGCGGACGACGTCCTCACCCTCAACGACGGCAACCATCGCTACGAAGCCCTGCTTCGCTCCGGCGCCGACACCTGCGTCGTCATCATCTGGACGACCGGAGCGGCGGACCTCCGCGCATTCCGCCAGCGCTTCCACGGCATGTATTCGCCTGGCGCCTAGCGCATCGATCGGTTGCGCCCCGCGCGCAGCATGGCCGGTGCCGCGGCAGGTATGTCCGGCGCCGGCCGTTCGCGCAGGCTTGCGTGCTTCGCGGGAACCAAGCGGCGGCTCTCGCCCACCAAGCTCGACCGGACGCCGCCGTCTGAGCCGGATGAACGTCCTGTTGCAGGCGGATGACGATCGGATTTCCGTGCGACGCCGAGGCGGGGCGGATCAAGTCCTGGAGCCGGTTCCGGCCGACCCCGCTGCGCGATAGCCAGTGCCAATCCCCTGCATACGATCAAACAATTAGTCGCCGCTGCCTCGGCCGTCTACGATTCGTCGTGTGCTTGAACCAACCCCCAACAGGAGCGAGATATGTCCTTGATCAACACCCAAGTCCAGCCCTTCAAGACCCAGGCCTTCCACAACGGCAAGTTCGTCGAAGTGAGCGACGAGACCCTCAAGGGCAAGTGGTCCGTGCTGATCTTCATGCCGGCCGCCTTCACCTTCAATTGCCCGACCGAAGTGGAAGACGCCGCCGACAACTACGCCGAATTCCAGAAGCTGGGCGCCGAGGTGTACATCGTCACCACCGACACCCACTTCTCGCACAAGGTGTGGCACGAGACCTCGCCGGCCGTCGGCAAGGCCAAGTTCCCGCTGGTCGGCGACCCGACGCACCAGCTGACCAACGCCTTCGGCGTGCACATCCCGGAAGAAGGTCTGGCCCTGCGCGGCACCTTCGTGATCAATCCGGCCGGCGTGATCAAGACCCAGGAAATCCACTCCAACGAAATCGCTCGTGACGTGAAGGAAACCCTGCGCAAGCTCAAGGCCGCCCAATACACCGCCGCGCACCCGGGCGAAGTCTGCCCCGCCAAGTGGAACGAAGGCGCCAAGACGATTGCGCCGTCACTCGATCTCGTCGGCAAAATCTAAGTCGACGCCATAGACCTACTGCGCGGGCCGATCTCGAAACTCCGGTCCTCGACGTACAAGTCGTACGTCTCCGGTCCTCGTTTCGACCTCGGCCCGCTCGCTACGGTCTCTGGCATCGACTTGGCGCTGCACGAAGTCAAAAAAGCAGCCCCCAACCCCACAGCGACACCCTGCGGGGTCTCGCTGAAAGTGTCTGGTGACGGACGTTTTCATCGCGATCCCGGGATCTCCTCCAGATCCATCCGCACGCCCTCTCCATTCCGCCCCACTGCGGCCCTCGTCACGAGCGAGAGGCCGAAGCACGAAAGGACACATCATGTTGGACGCCGACCTCAAGCAACAGCTTGCTGCTTATCTTCAGCGCGTGACCCAGCCTTTCGAGATCGTTGCTTCGCTGGACGACTCGGATTCGTCGCGCGAGATGCTGGGCCTGCTGCAGGACATCGCGGCGCTCTCCGACAAGATCACGCTCGCGACCGACGGGCAGGACGCGCGTCGTCCGTCCTTTTCGCTGCAGCGTGCGGGTACTCAGACGAGCCTGCGCTTTGCGGCGATTCCGCTTGGCCATGAGTTCACTTCGCTGGTGTTGGCGTTGCTGTGGACCGGTGGCCATCCGCCCAAGGTGGAGCCGGGGGTGATCGAGCAGATCCAGGCGCTGGACGGTGATTTCAACTTCGAGATCTACATGTCCCTGTCCTGCCATAACTGTCCGGACGTGGTGCAGGCGCTCTCGCTGATGGCGATCTTCAACCCGAAGGTGAAGACCACGGTGATCGACGGCGGCCTCTACCAGGACGAGGTCAAGGCGCGCGACGTGATGGCGGTGCCGGCGGTGTTCCTCAATGGCGAACACTTCAACTCCGGCCGCATCACGGTCGAAGAGCTGCTCGGCAAGCTCGACACCGGCGCCGCGGCGCGCGATGCGGCCAAGCTCTCGGCGCGCGAGCCGTTCGACGTGCTGATCGTCGGCGGTGGTCCCGCGGGCGCGGCAGCAGCGGTGTATGCCGCCCGCAAGGGTATCCGCACCGGGATCGCGGCCGAACGTTTCGGCGGCCAGGTGAACGACACGCTGGCGATCGAGAACTTCGTCTCCGTGATGGAGACCGAAGGACCGAAGTTCGCCGCGGCGCTCGAATCGCATGTGCGCGCCTATGACGTGGACATCATGAACCTGCAGCGCGCATCGAAGATCGTGCCCGCGGCGGAGCCGGGCGGCTACGTCACGGTGGAGCTGGAGAACGGCGGCGTGCTCAAGAGCCGCACCGTGGTGCTCTCCACCGGCGCGCGCTGGCGCAATGTGAACGTGCCGGGCGAGCAGGAATACAAGAACAAGGGTGTGGCCTACTGCCCGCACTGCGACGGCCCGCTCTTCAAGGGCAAGCGCGTCGCGGTGATCGGCGGCGGCAACTCCGGCGTGGAGGCCGCGATCGACCTCGCGGGTCTCGTCGCCCACGTGACCCTGCTCGAATTCGGCGAGCAGCTGCGGGCCGATGCGGTGCTGGTGGCCAAGCTGCGCAGCCTGCCCAACGTCACCATCCACACGAACGCGCAGACCACCGAGCTGACCGGCGACGGCAACAAGCTCAATGGCCTGACCTACACCGATCGCGCCAGCGGCGTGTCGCACCATGTGGAACTGGAAGGCGTGTTCGTGCAGATCGGCCTGGTGCCCAACACCGACTTCCTCAAGGGGACGGTGGAGCTGACGCGCTTCGGCGAGATCGTGGTGGATGACAAGTGCCACACCGACGTGCCGGGCGTGTTCGCCGCGGGCGACGTCACCACGGTGCCGTACAAGCAGATCATCATCGCCACCGGCGAAGGCGCGAAGGCCGCGCTCTCCGCCTTCGACTACCTGATCCGCACGCCGCTGCCGGTCAGCGAAGATTCGGCCCAGACCCAGGCCGCCTGAAATCCGCAAACCGGCGCCCGCATCCTGCGGGCGCCGTTGCGTGCGTCTGCAGCGCGCGCTTCCGCCCCGTCGGTGTGGTGACGATCCCCAGGGGCCGATCCGCCGGCGGCGCCTCTCCGCGTGCGCGGGCTGCGCCACGTCGCGCCGTTTCCCGCCTTTTCTCCGACTTCCTCCCGCCGCCCGGCCCTGTATTCAGGCACGCCGTCAGGCCGTGCAGGGAATTATTTGTGCGCGACTCAAACTAATATACTCTTGAGCCTCCGCCGGACATGTTCTGCCCGGTCGGGCCACAAGGAGAAAACGACGGGTCGCGCTGGCGCTACGTCGGATCAGTTCGCACCAAAGGAATCGGGCATGAAGCGGCCTTGCGGCATCGGGTTTTCCGCCTCCGGCGTCACGGCAACACGGGTCAGAGACCTGCAGCCGTGGCCGGTCGGAACCTGTTCGCCCGGTGGCGTGAGCACGCCACGCCCCGCCTTCCTCGGTGCCCGGTGACGAGAGAGGGGAACGGCAATGCAGGCATCTGCGAGCGTCGAGGCGCTGCGGCTGACGAGGAGCGGTTACTCGGGCGTGGCCCAGGATCCCTACGGCCCGCGTCTGAACCGCGCCATGGACTATGTCGACGCACATCTGGCGGACGAGCTCGGGCTCTCCGTGGTGGCGGGTGTTGCCGCCTTCTCGGAGGGGCATTTCCATCGTCTCTTCAAGATGTGGACCCGCGAGACGCTCAACCAATTCATCCAGCGCAGGCGCCTGGAAACCGCGGCGCTGCGTCTGCGCCACAACCGCTGGGAGAGCGTGACCCAGGTCGCGCAAGGCGTGGGCTTCGCCACGCCCGAGACCTTCGCGCGGGCTTTTCGCCGGCAGTTCGGCATGTCCGCCACCGACTGGCGCAAGTTCGACTGGGTCGCCGCCGAGGACGCCTTCCTGCAGGACGCGCCCATGTTCTCCGAGGCCCAGGTGTCGGTGCGCAAATGCCCGGATCTGGAGCTGCGCTACTGGCGCATGCATGGGCGTTACGAGGAGACTGCCACCCTGGCCTGGCAACGCTTCACCGCCTGGCTGCCCACCTTGGGGCTGGGCGAGCTGGCCCTGATCGGGACGGGCGTGGATGACCCTTCCATCACCCCGGACGAGCGCTGCCGCTACGACACTTGCGTGGTGGTGCCGCCCGGTGCCGACGCCTTCTCCGCGCGCGCCTCGCGCAAGACGGCGCAAGGTGGCTGGTACGCCTGCATGGGCTTTCGCGGCGAGCGCTCGCAGATCCGCGCCGCCTGGCACTGGCTCAAGAGCCGCTGGCTGCCGGCCTCGGGTTTCTCCCTGGGGACCTCGCCCTTCCTCGAATGCTATGTCCCGGGCGCCACACCGCTGACCGACGACGGCCTGATCGAGGCCGAGCTGCGGATGCCGATCCGGCCATGAGCCGGGCATCCGGGGGACGCCAATGTCAGTCTGGGCAAGGTCGCGGTCAGGCTCGGCACGGCAGTGCTACGGGCGGCGGTCTAGAGTGATTCGATCTGTCCGGCCGTAGGCTCGCCATGACCCTAGACGCCTCGCTTTTGGCGCTGCGCCCCGATCCCTTGCTGCACAGCTTCATCCGGCCGCGCGGCGACGCACCGCTGGCACCGCCGGCGCCGCGGCTCTTCCGGCGTGCGGATGGCCGCTGTGGCACGCGCAATTTCCTCGGCGTAGTCGCGATGGATCCGGCGGCCGAGGTCATGGCGCACGCGGTGGTCGATCGCCTCACACGCAGTGGCGTACTGGAAGGGCTGGATGGCGCCCTGCCGCTGGCCTATGCCCCCGGCGCGGCCCTCGGCAGCGTGCGCGAACAGCGTGGCGCGCTCGACCAGTTGCTCTGCGCACGCAGCCTGCATCCCAATCTCGGGGCGCTCCTGCTGCTCGATTCGGGTTTCCCCGGTGCGGCGAGCCGCCGTTGCCTGCGTGAATTGCAGAGCGTCATCTGCGATGCGGTCGTGCAACTCTCGGTGGCGCCTCAAGCCACGGCCGCCTTTCTCGAACAGGCCAGCCGGACCGCAGCCGGGCTTGCGCGCGCGGCGGCACGCCAGCGCCGGCAGGAGTCCGCATGGTCGGACCTGGTGTTCGGTGTGACCGCACCCCTGCGCGCCGATGGCATCGGCGCAGGGCTGCGCGCCGCCCTGGCGCGCCTGGTCGCGCGTGGCGCGAGCGTGGTCTACCCGCAGGCGCTCGGCAGCGCGCTGCGGATCGATGCCGCCTTGCCGGCCTGCGCCTATGGCCAGCGTGTCGTGCGTGCGGGCTGGGTGCCGATGGCAGCTTCGCCTTTGCATGCGGAGCCCGCGCCGGGATTGGTCGCGGCCGGCGCGCAACTGCTGATCGACGCTGTCGGCGTGGGGGCGCCTGCGAATGCCTTCAGCGACGCGGTGCCGCGCCTGCGCCTGCCTATCCATCGCGATGCGGACTGGTCACTTGCCCGCATCGAGGAAGCCCTGGCGAGCGTCCTGCCTGCAACGCTGCACGCGTAGGCCGCGGCGCAGCCCGCGGCCTTGCTCCGGGGTTTCAGTCCTGCGGCCGCGTTCCTTTGCGGCCCCCGGCTCTATTTCGCCGCCGCCTGCGCCTTGGCCGCTTCGATCACCGCCCAGAAAGCCGGCTTGGGCTTGAGCGCGCCATCGAAGAGCAGCGGCGCATCCATGCGCGCGAAGGGCCAGGTTCTGAGCCACGACACGTCGTCGTTGAGCCCCCACATCAGCACGGCGGACACCACCTTCTGCTGGCGCAGGCACATCTCGAAGAAGTCGCGATAGCGCGCGGCCTGCAGCTTCAGCAGCGCGGGCGTCACCTCCGAGATCGCGTCCTTCATCAGGTTCGCATTCAGGCTGATGTCGAGCTCGGTGATCTGGTTGGTGAGCCCGAGCGCGCCCACGTCCTCGATGGTCGTCTCCAGCCCGCCGAAGTCCGCGGGCTGCGCGATCGTGTAGTGCGACTGGTGACCGATGCCGTGGATGGGCACGCCGCGCTTTTGCAGGTCGCGGATGAGGCTGAGGATCAGCGTGCGCTTGCGCGGACTCTCGGTGCCGTAGTCGTTGTAGAAGAGCAGCGCCTCGGGGTCGGCCTCGTGGGCGAACTGGAAGGCCAGCGCGATGTAGTCGGGCCCCAGGATCCGGTACCAGTGGCTCTTGCGCCAGCCGCCTTCCTGCGCCACGTTCTCGTCCGGCACGAAGGCCTCATTGACCACGTCCCAGGCCCACACCCGGCCCTTGAAGTGGCCCACCACGTCGTGGATGTAGGTGCGCAGCCGCTCGGTGAGCTCCTCGCGCGTCGCATCCCCGTTCGGGCCGCTGCCGTAGAACATCCAGTCGGCCGCCTGCTGGTGCCAGACCAGGGCATGGCCGCGGACCTTGATCCCGTGCTTGCCGGCGAAGTCCACCAGCGCATCGGCGGCCTCGAACTCATAGCGGCCGGGGCCGAACTTGTTGAGGCTCTGCGGCTTCATCGCGTTCTCGGCCACCACGACGGAGAACTGGCGCGCGATGAAGTCGCCGCCGTTGCCCATCATCACCTGCCCGGGGGTGATCGCCGCGCCCACGGGGAAGTAGGGGGCGTAGGTCTGCGCCAGCGAGGGGGCGCCATCGGTATCACTTGCGAAGGCGGCTTGCGTCGTGATCAGCAGGCCGAGCAGGGCGGCGAACCGGAGGAGATTGCGCGGTTTCATGCTTTCCTTTCCGCGGGCGCGGTCGAAAAAAAAAGCGGGGCGCCGGGAAGGCCGCCCCACTGCACTCTGCCTCACTACAGGAATGCAAGGCAGATTCTGGCTATCGGGCATGCTCCTGCCCCGGCAGAACCGGCGCTCTGCGCGCGCCATGCCGAGGCCGGTCTGGCCTCCCGACGCGCAAACCTTAGCCGCAGCGGCGCGGGTCAGTCGTGCCGGGCTTGGCTTCGGGATTGCCCAGATTGACATCTGTTCGCGGCCTCGCCAGCGCGGCCTGCGGCCTTCGGCGAAGCCGCGCGTTTCCCCGCGCCTGCCCTGCTTGTGCTTGAATCACCGCCACGGCCGCGGCGGACGGCGCCCCGAACGCGGGTCGCGCGACGCCTGGCCACCCTTCTGGAGCGTGCATGCAATACGGATGTCGGCGTCTGCTGCGGTGGTTCTCGCTGACCCTGGTGCTGGTCCTGGCGCCGGGCGTCTGCGTGCCGGCCGCAGCCGCGGGAACGCCGATCACCCTCGCGGTGTCACGGTCGCCGCTCTCCTTGCTGGTCTTCGTGGCGGCGGACCGGGGCTTCTTCGCCAGGGAGGGCGTGGATGTCTTGGTCAAGGACTGCGTGGGCGGCCATCGCTGCCTCAAGCTGATGTTCGCGGGCCAGGCCGACGTGGCCACCGCCGCCGAGCTGCCGGTCGTTCTGCATGCCTTCGAGCGCAACGATTTCGCGATCGTCACCACCATCGCCACCTCGACCGACGACGTGAAAGTGGTGTCGCGCAAGTCCGTCAGTCGACCCGAGCAGCTTGTCGGCCGACGCGTCGGCATGGTGGCCGGCACGACCAGCCAGTACTTTCTCG is a genomic window of Niveibacterium sp. SC-1 containing:
- a CDS encoding UxaA family hydrolase yields the protein MTLDASLLALRPDPLLHSFIRPRGDAPLAPPAPRLFRRADGRCGTRNFLGVVAMDPAAEVMAHAVVDRLTRSGVLEGLDGALPLAYAPGAALGSVREQRGALDQLLCARSLHPNLGALLLLDSGFPGAASRRCLRELQSVICDAVVQLSVAPQATAAFLEQASRTAAGLARAAARQRRQESAWSDLVFGVTAPLRADGIGAGLRAALARLVARGASVVYPQALGSALRIDAALPACAYGQRVVRAGWVPMAASPLHAEPAPGLVAAGAQLLIDAVGVGAPANAFSDAVPRLRLPIHRDADWSLARIEEALASVLPATLHA
- the ahpF gene encoding alkyl hydroperoxide reductase subunit F, whose protein sequence is MLDADLKQQLAAYLQRVTQPFEIVASLDDSDSSREMLGLLQDIAALSDKITLATDGQDARRPSFSLQRAGTQTSLRFAAIPLGHEFTSLVLALLWTGGHPPKVEPGVIEQIQALDGDFNFEIYMSLSCHNCPDVVQALSLMAIFNPKVKTTVIDGGLYQDEVKARDVMAVPAVFLNGEHFNSGRITVEELLGKLDTGAAARDAAKLSAREPFDVLIVGGGPAGAAAAVYAARKGIRTGIAAERFGGQVNDTLAIENFVSVMETEGPKFAAALESHVRAYDVDIMNLQRASKIVPAAEPGGYVTVELENGGVLKSRTVVLSTGARWRNVNVPGEQEYKNKGVAYCPHCDGPLFKGKRVAVIGGGNSGVEAAIDLAGLVAHVTLLEFGEQLRADAVLVAKLRSLPNVTIHTNAQTTELTGDGNKLNGLTYTDRASGVSHHVELEGVFVQIGLVPNTDFLKGTVELTRFGEIVVDDKCHTDVPGVFAAGDVTTVPYKQIIIATGEGAKAALSAFDYLIRTPLPVSEDSAQTQAA
- a CDS encoding AraC family transcriptional regulator, coding for MQDILHTTGRLYHAGWQFPIGMARGVLPPPSSVEGFRFALVFIEKGAGLIGLDGHQFLVTAPSALLLDECLRPVLAASGPLQFTALSFEPAALNDAFALERLRAGAAGFSDSERRDFYLLHDFLATAPGRRVQPLAPGTWQRVTECLARIEEEGASQSDHNWPCRIRSFVIELLFCLRLSATDGLVPVAPTGLDRALALVHQRFAEDFSVETLARWCHTNRTTLNAHFLARTGMPVKAYVASLRMNFAASLLRDTLLPVSEILGRVGYQNASHFARAFRASTGLSPRAYRERENWILPHLR
- a CDS encoding helix-turn-helix domain-containing protein, which gives rise to MQASASVEALRLTRSGYSGVAQDPYGPRLNRAMDYVDAHLADELGLSVVAGVAAFSEGHFHRLFKMWTRETLNQFIQRRRLETAALRLRHNRWESVTQVAQGVGFATPETFARAFRRQFGMSATDWRKFDWVAAEDAFLQDAPMFSEAQVSVRKCPDLELRYWRMHGRYEETATLAWQRFTAWLPTLGLGELALIGTGVDDPSITPDERCRYDTCVVVPPGADAFSARASRKTAQGGWYACMGFRGERSQIRAAWHWLKSRWLPASGFSLGTSPFLECYVPGATPLTDDGLIEAELRMPIRP
- a CDS encoding DUF692 domain-containing protein, whose amino-acid sequence is MQPGFGLGLRPPHYRAILELGAGVDWLEIVSENFMAEGGPSLWHLDRIRERYPVVMHGVSLSIGGEDPLDQDYLAALERLAERCEPLWISDHLSWSNQGGTQLHDLLPLPWTAEALAHVSGRVQQVQERLKRPLVLENVSAYLGFRASEMGEAEFLRALVQRTGCELLLDLNNLHVSASNLGFDAQAYLETLPANAVRQIHLAGHEAGEHALIDTHDRAVADPVWAVYARALALFGPVATMIERDDAIPPLPELLGELGRARALAAEHAHRAARVAA
- a CDS encoding endo-1,4-beta-xylanase; the protein is MKPRNLLRFAALLGLLITTQAAFASDTDGAPSLAQTYAPYFPVGAAITPGQVMMGNGGDFIARQFSVVVAENAMKPQSLNKFGPGRYEFEAADALVDFAGKHGIKVRGHALVWHQQAADWMFYGSGPNGDATREELTERLRTYIHDVVGHFKGRVWAWDVVNEAFVPDENVAQEGGWRKSHWYRILGPDYIALAFQFAHEADPEALLFYNDYGTESPRKRTLILSLIRDLQKRGVPIHGIGHQSHYTIAQPADFGGLETTIEDVGALGLTNQITELDISLNANLMKDAISEVTPALLKLQAARYRDFFEMCLRQQKVVSAVLMWGLNDDVSWLRTWPFARMDAPLLFDGALKPKPAFWAVIEAAKAQAAAK
- the ahpC gene encoding alkyl hydroperoxide reductase subunit C, translated to MSLINTQVQPFKTQAFHNGKFVEVSDETLKGKWSVLIFMPAAFTFNCPTEVEDAADNYAEFQKLGAEVYIVTTDTHFSHKVWHETSPAVGKAKFPLVGDPTHQLTNAFGVHIPEEGLALRGTFVINPAGVIKTQEIHSNEIARDVKETLRKLKAAQYTAAHPGEVCPAKWNEGAKTIAPSLDLVGKI
- a CDS encoding DNA-binding domain-containing protein, with the translated sequence MSALARLLGDLSEALQQSRPQILPALRVPAGASARARLDIYCEGYFARLCETLRADYPAFALQLGEDFPALALAYSRTHPSRHPDLRHFGARFPDFLASGAIGPARRWRVQLARLERACSEAFDAADRVPLDADGLGALLAEGSAELGLVLHPSVRRLRLSWNVAALRADALQGRLLSPTRETPADWLVWRQGQRLHLRRLDGEEARLVRRLERGWSVSGLLMRIWRLHPSSAAGTQAFARQMEAWVRTGLVCAVPDTDSLPVR